From the genome of Streptomyces sp. V1I1, one region includes:
- the ftsY gene encoding signal recognition particle-docking protein FtsY: MEILILAVVIALVAVGAISGLVVSSRKKKQLPPSAPSSTPTITAPPAEPQVGEDAAPTVEEPRRTIEEVDLPDAAEAVETPAAVEDPVVAAPPVPEIEIPEPTAGRLVRLRARLARSQNTLGKGLLTLLSRDNLDEETWEEIEDTLLTADVGVAPTQELVERLRERVRVLGTRTPEELRGLLREELLHLLGTDFDRAVKTESGLDTPGVVMVVGVNGTGKTTTTGKLARVLVADGRSVVLGAADTFRAAAADQLQTWGERVGARTVRGPEGGDPASVAFDAVKEGIAEGADVVLIDTAGRLHTKTGLMDELGKVKRVVEKHGPLDEILLVLDATTGQNGLVQARVFAEVVDITGIVLTKLDGTAKGGIVIAVQRELGVPVKLVGLGEGPDDLAPFEPEAFVDALIGD; this comes from the coding sequence ATGGAAATCCTCATCCTTGCTGTAGTCATCGCCCTGGTCGCGGTCGGCGCGATCAGCGGGCTCGTGGTCAGCAGCCGCAAGAAGAAGCAGCTGCCGCCCTCGGCGCCGTCGAGCACGCCGACCATCACTGCCCCGCCCGCCGAGCCTCAGGTCGGTGAGGACGCGGCGCCGACGGTCGAAGAGCCACGCCGCACGATCGAGGAGGTCGACCTCCCCGACGCCGCCGAGGCCGTCGAGACCCCGGCCGCCGTCGAGGATCCGGTCGTCGCGGCGCCGCCGGTCCCCGAGATCGAGATCCCCGAGCCGACCGCCGGCCGTCTGGTCAGGCTCCGCGCCCGCCTCGCCCGGTCCCAGAACACGCTCGGCAAGGGGCTGCTCACGCTCCTGTCCCGAGACAACCTCGACGAGGAGACCTGGGAGGAGATCGAGGACACCCTGCTCACCGCGGACGTCGGCGTCGCGCCGACCCAGGAGCTGGTCGAGCGGCTGCGCGAGCGCGTGAGGGTGCTCGGTACGCGTACGCCCGAGGAACTGCGCGGCCTGCTGCGCGAGGAACTGCTGCATCTGCTAGGCACCGACTTCGACCGCGCGGTGAAGACCGAGAGCGGTCTGGACACCCCTGGCGTCGTCATGGTCGTCGGCGTCAACGGCACAGGAAAGACCACGACGACCGGCAAGCTGGCGCGGGTGCTCGTCGCGGACGGCCGCTCCGTGGTGCTCGGCGCGGCGGACACGTTCCGCGCGGCGGCCGCGGACCAGCTCCAGACCTGGGGCGAGCGGGTCGGCGCGCGCACGGTGCGCGGCCCGGAGGGCGGCGACCCGGCGTCGGTCGCGTTCGACGCGGTCAAGGAGGGCATCGCCGAGGGCGCCGACGTCGTACTGATCGACACGGCGGGCCGGCTGCACACCAAGACGGGCCTGATGGACGAGCTCGGCAAGGTCAAGCGCGTCGTCGAGAAGCACGGACCGCTGGACGAGATCCTGCTGGTCCTGGACGCCACGACGGGGCAGAACGGTCTGGTGCAGGCGCGGGTGTTCGCGGAGGTCGTGGACATCACCGGCATCGTGCTGACGAAGCTGGACGGCACGGCCAAGGGCGGCATCGTGATCGCGGTGCAGCGGGAGCTGGGCGTACCGGTGAAGCTGGTGGGCCTGGGCGAGGGACCGGACGATCTGGCGCCGTTCGAGCCGGAGGCGTTCGTGGATGCGCTGATCGGCGACTAG
- a CDS encoding LLM class flavin-dependent oxidoreductase — protein MAFTVARFNLVDPGATPDTLAARYRAALEMAAYADDRGLDTIQTEEHHGAENNWLPSPFVFAGAVLGSTRRIAVTVSAIIGPLYDPLRLAEDIAVLDLVGKGRLVTVAGIGYRPEEYEQLGVEWTRRGKLQDELLETLLTAWTGEPFTYRGRTVRVTPRPYTQPHPMLLVGGSSRAAARRAARLGLPFFPSAHLPELEAYYHEQRERYGTEGWTMMPAEKTPLLHLAEDPDRAWAEYGGYFLHEARMYASWQSKDIRSAVRSKATTVEELREEGVYRIVTPDECVALGGDSLVLHPLCGGMPVDEGWRSLQLFAESVLPRLTG, from the coding sequence ATGGCCTTCACAGTGGCCCGCTTCAATCTCGTCGATCCCGGCGCGACGCCCGATACCCTCGCGGCTCGCTATCGCGCCGCCCTGGAGATGGCCGCGTACGCCGACGACCGCGGCCTCGACACGATCCAGACCGAGGAGCACCACGGCGCCGAGAACAACTGGCTGCCGTCTCCCTTCGTCTTCGCCGGGGCGGTCCTCGGCTCCACGCGCCGGATCGCGGTCACCGTCTCCGCGATCATCGGTCCGCTCTACGATCCGCTGCGGCTGGCAGAGGACATCGCCGTACTCGATCTGGTCGGCAAGGGCCGTCTGGTCACGGTCGCGGGCATCGGCTACCGGCCGGAGGAGTACGAGCAGTTGGGGGTGGAGTGGACCCGGCGCGGCAAGCTCCAGGACGAGCTGCTCGAGACACTGCTGACGGCGTGGACCGGTGAGCCGTTCACGTACCGCGGGCGGACCGTCCGGGTGACCCCGCGTCCGTACACCCAGCCGCATCCGATGCTGCTGGTGGGCGGCTCCTCGCGGGCGGCGGCCCGGCGCGCGGCCCGGCTCGGGCTGCCGTTCTTCCCGAGCGCGCATCTGCCGGAGCTGGAGGCGTACTACCACGAGCAGCGCGAGCGGTACGGGACCGAGGGCTGGACGATGATGCCGGCGGAGAAGACGCCGCTCCTGCATCTCGCGGAGGACCCGGACCGCGCGTGGGCCGAGTATGGCGGGTACTTCCTGCACGAGGCGCGGATGTACGCCTCCTGGCAGTCGAAGGACATCCGCTCCGCGGTTCGCTCGAAGGCGACGACGGTCGAGGAGCTGCGCGAAGAGGGCGTGTACCGGATCGTCACGCCGGACGAGTGCGTGGCGCTCGGCGGGGACAGCCTGGTGCTGCATCCGCTGTGCGGCGGCATGCCGGTGGACGAGGGCTGGCGCAGCCTTCAGCTCTTCGCCGAGAGCGTGCTCCCCCGGCTCACTGGCTGA
- a CDS encoding cytosine permease: MPHASESEGAIETRGLEPVPDGERTGHVRELFPTWVAANISVLLLTMGAGLIVFNGLNFWQVLVVGVAAPLVSYGIVGLISIAGKRGGSPGMALSRAVFGQRGNLFPGSLIWVARWGWETINAVTGAYAVLTVLDLLFGVESNTALIVVTLLVFVACTFLVSGLGINALRVCSKWSTYLFGAFSVLVLVHLVANTDWSAVFGKPAGSTAMMVAGIGTIAAGGISWVPSGPDFTRYLPRAASGRAMVGSTVGGAGIVVLPMVLMGAVMAVSTPDLASATDPVAFIGQILPMWIAVPYLLIALVGMLLINSMSMYSAGFTAQTLGIKVPRAWAVSVNAVISLVFGFLLMVVATSFIGSFISFLTLLAVAFSAWIGVFGVDMLRRRTYDGGALMDTTRTSAYWYRGGFAWQAMTAWALALLVGLLFTKVDWFAGPLAPTWIGKHGLGWAATIVVSAALYAVLPRTRSAAPEPIPAAPVTEPESTTLSI; encoded by the coding sequence ATGCCCCACGCCTCCGAATCCGAAGGCGCGATAGAGACCCGTGGCCTCGAACCCGTCCCCGACGGCGAGCGCACCGGCCACGTACGCGAACTCTTCCCCACCTGGGTCGCAGCCAACATCAGCGTGTTGTTGCTCACGATGGGTGCGGGCCTGATCGTTTTCAACGGTCTGAACTTCTGGCAGGTGCTGGTCGTCGGAGTCGCGGCACCCCTCGTCTCGTACGGAATCGTGGGCCTGATCTCCATCGCCGGAAAGCGCGGCGGCTCCCCCGGCATGGCCCTGTCCCGCGCGGTCTTCGGCCAGCGCGGAAATCTCTTCCCCGGCTCGCTCATCTGGGTCGCGCGCTGGGGCTGGGAGACGATCAACGCGGTTACCGGCGCGTACGCCGTGCTGACCGTGCTGGATCTGCTCTTCGGCGTGGAGAGCAACACCGCGCTGATCGTCGTCACGCTGCTGGTCTTCGTCGCCTGCACGTTCCTGGTCTCCGGGCTCGGCATCAATGCTCTGCGCGTGTGCAGCAAGTGGTCGACATATCTCTTCGGCGCGTTCAGCGTGCTGGTGCTGGTCCATCTGGTCGCGAACACCGACTGGTCCGCGGTCTTCGGCAAGCCGGCCGGGTCGACGGCGATGATGGTCGCGGGTATCGGCACCATCGCGGCGGGCGGCATCAGCTGGGTCCCCTCGGGCCCGGACTTCACCCGCTATCTCCCGCGCGCCGCGTCCGGCAGGGCGATGGTCGGCTCGACGGTCGGCGGCGCCGGGATCGTCGTACTGCCGATGGTGCTGATGGGCGCGGTGATGGCGGTCTCGACGCCGGATCTGGCGAGCGCCACCGACCCGGTCGCGTTCATCGGCCAGATCCTGCCGATGTGGATCGCGGTTCCGTATCTCCTCATCGCGCTGGTGGGCATGCTGCTGATCAACTCGATGTCGATGTACTCGGCGGGCTTCACCGCGCAGACCCTGGGCATCAAGGTCCCGCGCGCCTGGGCGGTCAGCGTGAACGCCGTCATCAGCCTGGTATTCGGCTTCCTGCTGATGGTGGTGGCGACCAGCTTCATCGGCTCGTTCATCTCCTTCCTGACACTGCTCGCGGTGGCGTTCTCGGCGTGGATCGGCGTCTTCGGTGTGGACATGCTGCGCCGGCGCACGTACGACGGTGGGGCGTTGATGGATACCACGCGCACCAGCGCCTACTGGTACCGGGGCGGCTTCGCCTGGCAGGCGATGACGGCGTGGGCACTCGCGCTGCTGGTCGGTCTGCTCTTCACCAAGGTCGACTGGTTCGCCGGTCCGCTCGCCCCGACCTGGATCGGGAAGCACGGCCTGGGCTGGGCGGCCACGATCGTCGTCTCGGCGGCGCTGTACGCGGTGCTGCCGCGCACCCGGTCCGCGGCGCCCGAGCCGATCCCGGCCGCTCCCGTCACAGAACCCGAGTCCACGACCCTGTCAATCTGA